The Toxorhynchites rutilus septentrionalis strain SRP chromosome 3, ASM2978413v1, whole genome shotgun sequence genome includes a region encoding these proteins:
- the LOC129774674 gene encoding mitochondrial inner membrane protease ATP23 homolog yields the protein MSNNPSTTEKPKSKDSPPIPNAVIDRQNGENGEKWGYDLYPERRGEKYKPSWGRVLLGIEGTEYLDKVKCERNVYSCVKNSPMVKLMMGALKSSGCAIDIRRHIACEVCDVSVSGGYDPVLNQVVVCQNISRNEGMVQGVLTHEMIHMFDYCRNDLDFKNIDHLACTEIRAANLTHCSFLSAWTQGDASPFKIKEAHQDCVKTKALNSVLAVRKVSSEEAIEAVERVFPKCYNDLEPIGRRIKRNSKDMFKAYMEGPMYGYDVD from the exons ATGTCCAACAATCCATCAACAACTGAGAAACCCAAATCGAAAGACTCACCACCCATCCCAAACGCAGTGATCGATCGCCAAAACGGTGAGAATGGCGAAAAATGGGGTTACGATTTGTACCCGGAGCGACGCGGTGAGAAGTACAAACCGAGTTGGGGCCGTGTACTGCTGGGTATCGAAGGTACAGAGTACCTCGACAAGGTGAAATGCGAGCGAAATGTGTACTCGTGCGTTAAGAATAGTCCCATGGTGAAGCTGATGATGGGTGCCCTCAAAAGTTCCGGTTG TGCCATCGATATCCGGCGGCACATCGCTTGCGAGGTGTGCGACGTCTCGGTGAGTGGTGGTTACGATCCGGTCTTGAATCAGGTTGTGGTATGCCAAAACATTTCCCGCAACGAGGGAATGGTGCAAGGGGTGCTAACGCACGAAATGATTCACATGTTCGACTACTGTCGAAATGATTTGGACTTCAAAAACATCGACCATCTCGCATGTACGGAAATTCGGGCGGCGAATTTGACACATTGTTCGTTCCTTAGCGCGTGGACACAAGGTGACGCGTCGCCGTTTAAAATTAAGGAGGCGCATCAG GATTGCGTAAAGACGAAGGCTCTTAACTCAGTATTGGCTGTGAGAAAAGTATCTTCCGAGGAAGCAATTGAAGCCGTGGAACGAGTATTTCCTAAGTGTTATAATGACCTGGAACCGATCGGTCGACGGATAAAGAGAAATTCCAAAGACATGTTTAAAGCCTATATGGAGGGACCAATGTATGGTTACGATGTTGACTAG